The genomic DNA CCTAGAGCTGTTGAAAAAGCAGCAAAGCACTCAAAATGGCAAAAGTTGAAAAAAGGTTGGCAATACGTTTGGAGAGAGCCTTTGATACGGATAGTCGTGATCATGGATACAATAGAAGGAATTGCCAATACAGCATGGGCCTCTTCTATTGTGCTGGTTTTTGTATCGGTAGTATTGGAACAACCAGCTAACTGGTGGGGCTATATCAATACTTCTTATTTTATTGGCGCGTTACTCGGAAGTTTGATCGTGATGAAAAGTCCGACCTTTTTTGATAAAAGTAAAGGAAAAGCAATCGTAGGAGGATCTTTTTTGGGTGGTGTAGCAACTTTGCTAGTCGTGTTGCTCCCTTATGCGTCATTTGTTTTGCTCTGTACGTTTATGATCGGAATCTTTTTCCAGATAAAAAATATTCCGCAAGCAACGATCATTCAGCAAAAGATTTCAGAAGAAAAGTTACTTTCTGTGTATGCGATATCAGGAGTTATCCATATGGGCACTTTTTCGACTGCGATGCTAGTTATGGGGAAAATTGCTGATCTTTTTGGCGTGAAAGTTGTTTATCTTTGTTCAGGGATACTTCTTATACTCGTGGCGCTCATCGGTCAGTATAAGAAAAATCTATTTGCTTGAAAAAACTAGTATTATTTTAACACGAGATGGGACAGAAGTGTTTAGCCTCGATAAATAAGGTGTCATTGACGAAAAATTGTTCTTCAAATTTTCGTGGATGGTGCCTTATTTCTGAAAGTGTTACTTCTGTTTCCACTGCTTATTCGATTTCAGGTGGTGGGAGAGAATTAATAGTCTAAACATGTTTTTTTATTATTGCGAGAAAATATGGCAAGCGTGTTGTTGTTTATTTATTTTTCACATCATTGTTTGGTAAGGATAGTGGTATAAATAGCAATTTTATAGGTAATTGTCAGTAGAAACATAAATAAAATAAAATTTTGTTCATTTTTTTCAGATGTGAAGAAAAATTAGTAAATAACACATTCTTGCGGATGTTATAGTTATTTTGTAATAAAAAATGATTTTAGGGGAGTTATTTTAAAAATGAAGAAAAGTTTATTATTTAGCGCTGCACTTTTAGGGATGGTTATGTTTTCTGATGTAACTACCGCAGAGGAAGTTATTCATTCGGGGGATAATGAAAAAGCTACCACATCTGCAATCGTACAAACCAATCAAAATATTTCTACTAAACTAGAACTCAAACAAAGTGAGAATCTAAATACATATAGATCAACTATTTTAGATAATCCATATGGTCCGAGTACTAATCAATCGACCGGAATATATAAACGTGCGAATGATGTGATCGAGATATACGTAGATGAATCAACTGATCAAACACAACTACCGACGTATACAGTTACTACACCTGCTTTAACGAATTTTTCGGAAGGCTCGGCAAATGGAACACAACTGGTTAAGGGACGTAATGTGATTTCTGGTTCGCAAGTCGGTCTGATCCACATTCGTAATGAATCTGGTCAAACAGCGCAAGGAAAGCTAAGTATTGAAATCAAAGGCGGGGTAACGATTCCTCGATTTATTCTTGGTGAAACAACTCAGCAAGAATGGACAAAAATGATTGCCGATAATCCGACAGCAGTAGGCTATGAACTAGTCAGTGACCGTGTGTTAGTGACAGGATCGAATCGAACACTCCAAGATGCAAAGGATCCTGAGACGATTCTTAATGCACATGAGAAAGTCATTACGTTCCATAATCAAACATCTGGTTTAGATGGTAGTTCTGCTGTCCATCGTAAGCCAGTTGGGTTGTTCCAACATTTGCGAGAAACTATCCAGTCTGGCTATTATATGTACGCTTTTTACCAACATACAGCTTATAACAGCACCTCCGATGCAATGAGAGCAGTACTGAATCCTACGACTAGGGGACAATGGGGAATTTGGCATGAACTTGGTCATACCTACCAATTATCACGAATGAATTGGAAAGACTTGACGGAGGTCACAGTAAACATCTATTCTATGCGTGCAGAAAAAGGGCTGGGCGTGCGTAGTCGTCTAGAAAGCGATAATCGTTATCCAACTATTTTCAACTATTTGAATGGAACAGGGCAAAAACAATTTGATAGCCAAAACGTTTGGACAAAATTAGGAATGTTCTGGCAATTGGAATTAGCATTTGGTGAAGATTTCTATCCAAACTTACATAAAATGTATCGAAACGAACAGCGTTCACTACCGACGGAACAAGACAAACGTCAGTATTTTGTCGTTGCAGCTTCAAAAATCAGTGGTCAAAACTTGCAACCTTTCTTTGAAAAATGGGGCATCCAAGTGACTGCTGAAAGTCGAATCGAAATGGAAAAGCTACCAAGCTTGACTAAAAAAATCTGGGAATACCGAGATGAGATGACAGGTGAAGTAGGGGATATCGATGGTGGTACGAACAATAATGACAAAGAAGCACCGACAATCCCAACAGGTCTTGCGGCGAATGAGGTAACAAGTCATTCTGTTAAATTAGCATGGAACCCATCTTCGGATAACACGAAAGTCAAAGGGTACAATATCTATAGGAACAACGTAAAAGTGGGAACAACGGATAAGCCTGAATATTTAGATGGAAATCTAAAGAGTAACGAAGTATATGTGTATCAGGTGAGCGCTTATGATGAAGCAGGAAACGAATCAGAAAGAACGAGCTTCTTGACGGTCGTTACAAGACAAGAAGAAAAAGATGATGAAGCACCAAGCATCCCAACAGGTTTGACGCAGGGAAGTGTAACGACTAATACCGCGCAGATCATTTGGACTGCTGCGACAGATAATCTACGTGTGGCTGGCTACAATATCTATCGTGACGGTGTAAAAATCAATTCAGTAACAGGTTTGAATTTCACTGATACGAATCTAGCAAGCAATACTAGCTATACTTACCAAGTCAGTGCTTATGATGGAGCAGGTAATGAGTCAGGAAAAAGTCAGGCAGTGACAATCAAGACCAACGAGCAAAATGTTATTCAAGATACTTGGCGCAGTGACCAAATTTACACAGCAGGAGACTTAGTGATTTATAACGGCATCCAATACCGTGCTAAATGGTGGGTCAGAGGTGAACGTCCTGATACATCACAGGCTTGGGAGAAAGTAGATAAAACACAATCAGAAGAATGGGGAGCGAACAAGGCATATTCTGGTGGTGACCAAGTTGTCTACAAAGGAAAGACCTATGAAGCAAAATGGTGGAATACTAATAGCAATCCAGAAACAAGCAGTGTCTGGGTATTGAAGTAATAAGTTAAAACAAATCAGTTTCGCTAGAATAAAAAATCAGTAATGAAAAACAGCACCTACTTCTTTCTCTAAGGAAAGTAGGTGCTGTTTTTATGAAATAAAAGAAGTAGACTCAATCTTACTCTAAGTATCTCTCAAATTAGTTAGATAGTGGTGTTTCTTTTGATGTTTCAGTTTCTAAAGCCTGTTCTTTTGCTAATTCATTTTTATCATAAATCTTAACGAATGGATAATACATAAAAATGGAAAGAATGATCAATAAAATGTTCAATACGGCTGCCCGCCAGTCACCACCTGTAGCTAAGTAAGCACCAATAGGACCAGGGAGCGTCCATGGTGCGGTGATGGTAACAGCACTGACTAAACCTAGTTTAGTCGCAAACCAAGCGATGGTTGCGCAAACCATTGGAGCAAAGATAAACGGAATGATCAGTGTCGGATTTAATACGATCGGTACGCCAAAGATGACTGGCTCATTGATATTGAAAATAGAAGGAGTGATGATTGCCTTACCTAGTTTTGAAGCATATTTTGATTTGGCTGTGAAGGCAAGCAGAATCGCTAAACCGATCGTACAACCTGCGCCGCCGATCCAAACAAACCATTGATAAAAAGGTTCAGCTGCAATATTGGGTAAAGCCTCACCAGCAGCTGCTGCAGTTGTATTGGATTCTAAGATCTGCAACCATAAGGGGCGAGCAAGTGAACCAATGATGGATACGCCATGGATACCGAATGCCCAGAAAAAAGTGATTAGAAAAATCAGCAACAATACACTCGGCAACGTATCGGTTGCGCTGATCAAAGGGCTGACAATTTTTGAAACGGCAGTGTGCCAATCAAAGCCGATATAATAGCTGATCGATGCCATGACTAAAATCACGATCAAGGTTGGCGTTAATGCTTCGAAAGAACGTGCAACCGCAGGAGGTACTTGCTCAGGCATTGTGATTTTGAATTTCGATTTATCCGTCAAACGATACACTTCGACTGCAAAAATCGAAGTAATGATTCCGACAAACATCCCACCACCGCCAAGATTGGCCATAGGCAAAACAAAACCAGAAGTGCCAGCAGCTTCCGCAGCCTCAAGAGGAATATTGACAGGGATAAAGGTCAACAAAAAAGCAATCGTAGCGAGTAACCCGCCAGAAACAACATCTAGTTTATAGGTTTTGGCTAAACTGGCACCGATACCAAATGTCGCATATAGAGACATGATATACATGGTCATGCGATAGGGTAATAAAATAGTTGCTGCATTTTCGGACAAAAACTGATAGATCCCCCAACTAGGCGGTAAGGGAGGAAAAGCAATGATCAAGAAAAACGAACCGACGATAATTAGTGGCAATGTAGCGATGATCCCATCACGAATGGCACGTAAATGTCTTTGGTTGGCAATTGTAGCCATTGGACCTGCCAAATAACGCTCAATGATTTCTGTAAACTTTGTTAACATTTCGACACTCCTTTTTTATCGATAGAATTTAGAAGATGATGCCTTGATACAACCATAAGTAAGCGGCGGACATGAGACAGACTGTAGCAATAAGAAATGTTCGGATACATCCTTTAGTAAAGCCTATATTAGTTGAAATAAAATAATAATTGCCAGTGATGACAGCAGCTAAAGAGGGAGGAAGAAAGAGAAAGACACCCAGTCGAACTTCCCAGTGTAATAAATAGAATAAATAGGGAATGAAGATACCACTCACGATACAAGCAAGAAGCAAGTAACAAGCCGATTTCATCCCAAAACGAATGATTGATGGAGCTGTTTCTTTATTATTCATGGTACGACCTCCTTTCATTTTTGAAACGCTTACATAAGTCAAGTATACATTTATGAAATTAAAAATCAACATATATATCTATTTAACGTAATTTTATTTCTATGACTATTTCAGTATGGGTAAGTGTGTAAGTATTTAATGATAGTATAAAAAAACATGAATCAGATAGAGGGATTCCCTCATAGTCTGATCCATGTTTCGTGTTCTGTTTTCATTGAATTAAAAACTTCGGCCACCGCCGCCAAAGGTACCGCCACCACTCGAATGAGTCGTGCTGCCGCCGCCACCGCTGCCTGGTGGTGGCGCTTTAGGGATATGACGAGTCGTGACAAAGGAGTTCGTTAAACGATCTGTTTTGTCCGTCAATTTGATGCTTGCCTTTTCACGAAATGGGTATTTGTATGTCCCTGATTTCAATTGGTACCGTGAGACAGTGATCATATAAAAAGCGATGCTTAAGATAGCTGCCAAAGCCACCGCAATCACTATTTCGACGGTAGTCAAAACTTTATACCGAGTGATTTTACCTGTGGCTTCATCTATACGATAATGACCGCCAGGCACACCTTCATCTACATAAGTAGAAGCTTTGGTCAAATAGGCTTGGGCTGCTGCATAATAGTTTGCATTCGTCATCTGATCATAGACATCATCCAAAATCGAATCGATCCTGCGGTCCGTCAAATAGTCGATCATATTTCCAGAAGTGGAGATATAGATTTCTCGTTGCCCCATATCTAAAAGTAAAACAGAACCATTTTGATCATTTCCTATTGCGGTTCTTAAATAGTTGTCAGCGAAATCTCTCGGTTCTGAACTATTTGAGGTAGTTGTGACGATAAATACTTGTCCTTTGATCTTTTCATTGATTTCTTTCGCTTGTTGGTTCAGTGTGTTGACTTGTTCGCTTGTAAATAAATTCGCGTCGTCATTGATTGTTGGGGTAGCAGCTCCTACGATCGGTGTCCACAGTAAACTAATAGCTAATAAAAAGAAAATGGAGAGACTTTTTTTACTCATCATATCAAATAGCCTCCAATCATAAAGAGGATCGCTAAAACAGTGAATATCCCAAAAGAGGTCAAAGCGAGTTTTTTATGACTGATCGGTAATACACCGCTAACTTTACCCGTTTGGCCATTCATTGCATAATAATAGACTTTCTTGTTAGAATCGTTGCTACGGTAAGTAACAAGCCAGACCGGTAACAAGACATATTCATTTTTTTCGCCAGTGATTTCCGCAGAAGTACGTACTCCGGTCAAAGTAGTATAGCCATTGGCTGTATCTCGCAACAATTTTTCGGAATAATCACGTAACTCATTTTGGATATCTGCTTTGATTGCTTGGTACTCAATGTCACGTTTCTCTGCTTGGAAACCAGCAAGATACTGACTTTTGAATCCGATAGCTTTAGCTAATGGAAATGGTTGGACAGCCTCCACCATTTTTTGTTGTGTATTTTTTGACAAAGCATTTTTTACTAATTCTTTGAAGGAAAGCTTTCCTTCGCGGTGAACCGCATATTGTTTTGTTTCGGTATACTCGATATCACCAACACGCCAGATCCTGACCACTGTCCCGTTGGCTTGTAAGGAACCATCTAGTTCAGCATCGGTTGCCCAATAAGGGAAATAAACGCCAGTTAATTTGTCGATTTGATCCTGATTGAAAAATGCTTTTGGTACAAACCATTTTTTCTTCGTCCATGCGAGAAACTGTTTGATTGCTTCTTCTTTTTCCACAGCAAAAGGTAGGACTTTATTTGGTAAGAAGTCACCACTTAACCGTCCTGATAGCACGACTGGATTATGGCAGTAGTAACAATAGGTAGCAGCTGTAGTGGCTTCTGTGACGATTTCTGCACCGCAGTTTGGACATAAAAATAGTTCCATGTTGCTTTGCTCATCGGTAGCCGTCTGTCCAGCTGTTGTCTCTGTATGGGTTGTTCCACCAGCATCTGCAAATGCTTGACGTTCTGTTTCATCCATTTGATCGAGCTGTTCTTCTGCTGTAAAAGTGAAGTCATCCGTTGCAACTGATTGATCTTGAGTCCCATTGATGTCGCGGGCCGATTTTTGTTCTTCTTCATATTGACTGACTTCTGCTTCTGTATAAACATTTAAGCAATAATCACAATGAAATTTTTGATCTTTTGGATCGAAGGTCAATGGTCCGCCACAATTGGGGCATTTATGTGTTAAAGCATCCATTCAGGCACCCCTTTCAACTAGTCGAGTGGGATACCTTTGAATGGTTTTCCACAATTTGGACAAAACTTAGGAATTCCATTTGAAAGATCCACTACTTCATGACATTCGCTACATTTCATTTCGAGCTTTGGCTGGCTATTCGCTACTGGTTTTGCACCACCACAGTTTGAACAGAATTTACCAGTGTTTTCGGTACCACAGACAGGGCAAGTCCATGTATCATTAGTGCCTTGAGCTGTTTGTTGGTTTTGTTTTTCTTGTTGTTGCTTGATTTGTTCTTGATTATTTTGTGAGGACTGAGCTAAGTAGGAGCCATTGGCATTCATGCCCATTCCCATGCCCATAAAGCCAGTCATTGCACCGGCATCATTTTTACCTGCAGCTTCCATCCCACGAGCAATCGAACCTTGCACATAGCCCTCACGGACACTAGGATCACCTAACATGGCACCTTCATTGCGCATGTTGATGAGTTTGACCGAATCATCTGTGTAAGAGATGCTAGCAACTGCGACAGAAACAATCTCCATCCCACGAAGCTCACGCCAGGAATCGTCTAACGCTGTGCCCATATATTTGCTTAGTTCTAAACTTTTTGATGGGACATAGGAAATACGTTGCCCATCAGCAGACATTTGGTTGATCGCTGATTGAAGAGCAGTCAAAAATTCTGCTAAATATTGTTCATTGATATCTGCAATTTCAACTTGCGTCTTATTTTTAGGAATTGCATTTGTATAGAATAAGATTGGATCGGTGATATGGATAGAGTACGTTCCATGCGCACGTAAGAATAATTCTGCATTATAGAAATTATCAAAGTAATTCAACGGAGCGCTTGTGCCAAATTTGATTCCCTTGATCTCTTGTAGATTGATATAGAATACTTGTTGTTTTTGTGGTGTCACGCCACCAAATTTAAAGCGGTCGAAGGTTTCAGCGATTGCACCTTTCAATGAACCATTGAACATGGAAGGGGCAGCATCATTTTTGATCGTATAATAGCCTTCCTCAGCTGTGTAATCGATGATTTTTCCACCATCTACCAAGAGCATCATCATGTTCGGATAGACATGAACGACTGTGCCATCTGTCAATACATCTTCTGTACCTTTTCGATTGGATCCTCGTTTATCGTCTTTACGTACCTTGACACCTTTTGTCATAACTGTGGTGTCGCTCATATTGTCTGGTTCAATGACTTCGATCCATTGATCTGCTAATCCGCCGCCGATCATGCTAGTTGCTGCTTTAATAAGTCCCATAAAAAGTCCTCCCTGTGAGCAAGTATTTTTTTACTACGTATATGTTTATATTATACCATAGGAGACTGAAAATGCTCTCAGTCGAAAGATGTAGAAAACCAGAGCAACTCTTTTCCACGTTCAGCCATACATTTTAGAACTGAACTTTTTTTCAGAATCTGGATAAATACTGTTCAAGGCGCAACTCTTTGGACACAGCTCAAAAAAATCAACGATGAAATAGCTATTTTGAATGTTTCTGTCTAATAGTCTAGAGTTTAAGGCTTCTTTCACAACCTAGCCAAACGATGTTAGAAATTGGTATTTAGCCGAAACATCCCAAAATACGAGCAGCTTTTTTGAATGTTAAGACTTATTTCTAAGTGTTGCTCACTTCTGTTACAACCGAATAAAGTATAGTAGTTTTTTTTTGCTAAATCACGTATAATAAAAGTTAGTGAATTTTTCAAAAGAAGGGGGATCCTTATGGCATATCAAGCACTTTATCGTGTGTGGCGTTCACAGCGATTTGAAGATATCGTTGGACAAAAAGCTGTGACACAAACATTGAAAAATGCGATTGTTTCCCATAAAACCTCACATGCCTATTTGTTTACAGGACCAAGAGGGACAGGGAAAACAAGTGCGGCAAAAATATTTGCCAAGGCGATCAATTGCCCAAACAGCAAAGATGGTGAACCTTGTAATCATTGTGAGATGTGTCAGTCGATCACGACTGGGACACAAGAAGATGTCATTGAAATCGATGCGGCAAGTAACAATGGTGTCGAGGAGATCCGTTTCATCAGAGATCGAGCAAATTATGCACCAACAAAAGCCGCTTACAAAATTTATATCATTGATGAAGTCCACATGCTTTCGACTGGAGCGTTCAATGCTTTACTGAAAACACTGGAAGAACCAAAAGAAAGTGTAATTTTTATTTTAGCAACCACTGAACCGCACAAAATCCCTGCAACGATCATCTCTCGAACACAACGTTTTGATTTCAAACGGATCAATGCAGCAGATATTACCGAACATTTAGAATATATCTTGGATAAAACAGAGATTGCTTATGAAGCGCCTGCGTTGACTGTCATCGCACGAGCAGCAGAAGGTGGGATGCGGGATGCGTTAAGTATTCTTGACCAAGCGATTTCTTTCAGTGATGGCACGATCACGTTGGATGATGCGATGCAAGTCACGGGGAGTTTGACGAATGAGATGATGGATGCGTATCTATCCGCTTGCTTTAGCAAAGAGATCTCACAAGCCTTACAAGAATTGAATCAAATTTTAGCGGCAGGAAAAGAATCACGGCGCTTTTTAGAAGATCTGTTGTCTTATTGCCGTGATCTATTGATGTATCAGCAAGCGCCAAATCTATTAGAGGAAACCTCACATGTCAAAACAGAAACATTCACGACATTGGCGAAAGAAATCCCGGCACAACGCTTGTTTCAAATGATCCAAATTTTGAGCGATACACAAAATGAGGTGCGTTTTACAAATAGCGCGACCATTTATTTAGAGGTTGCCACAGTGAAACTAGCTCAATCTTCAGCAAATGAAAGTCAGCAAGTGCCTAGTGAGATCGATCAGCAACAAGTAAGACAATTGCAACAAGAGATCCAAGAGCTGAAAAAGGAAATCAAAGAAATCAAAAATGGTACGGTGAAAGTCACTGCGAATCAGCAAACGACGCAATCACCTGTTCAGAAAAAACAGCCAAGTACATACCGTATTCCCACGGAACGGGTGTATAATGTACTAAAAGAGGCGACAAGGAAACACTTGAATGAAGTAAAAGAAGTCTGGGATGATCTTTTGATGAGTTTGTCAGTGACCCAGCGAGCGATGCTCAAAGCAAGTGAACCAGTTGCGGCAGGACCTAATGGACTAGTGATTGCTTTTGATTATGAAATCGTCTGTCAGCGCGCAGCTAATGACGAAGAGCTTCAATTAGCGATCCACAACCAACTTAGTCGCATGATCAAAGATTATGCGCCAGAGCCTGTCTATATCACACGGGAAAGTTGGCCCGGTCTAAGAAAAAATTATCTCGTCCAAGCAAAGGATGGAGAAGCCGAAGAATCGTTTGCGTCTGATGATGAATCAGACGAGATCGAATTGCTTCCTCAAGAACAAACAAACCAAGAAAATGTAGTGACGAAAGCTGAAGAACTTTTCGGTTCAGCAGTCACAGTAATCGATGATTAGAAAAGGAGAGCGATACTAATGATGCGCGGAATGGGAAATATGCAAGGGATGATGAAACAAGTCCAAAAAATGCAAAAAGAAATGGGCGAAGCCCAAGAAAAACTAAATGAAACAGAATTTACTGGTAGTTCTACGAATGACCTAGTCAAAGTCGTCTTTACTGGTAATCGTCGAATGAAAGATATCCAGATCAATGATGAAGTAGTTGACCCAGAAGATACAGAAATGCTACAAGATTTGATCGTGATGGCTGTCAATGACGTATTAGAAAAAATCGATACAGAATCAGAAAAAACAATGGGAAAATACACTAAGGGCTTACCCTTTTAAATTTTCCTGAAGGGGAAATGAACATGCAATATCCAGAACCAATTGCCAAACTGATCGACAGTTATATGAGACTTCCAGGTATTGGTCAAAAAACAGCGACAAGACTAGCTTTTTATACGATCGATATGAAGGATGAAGTGGTCAATGAATTTGCCAAAGCTTTATTGAGCGTCAAACGCGATCTACATTTTTGTAGTATTTGCGGAAATATCACAGAAGAAGATCCTTGTGAGATCTGTAAAGATCCATCGAGAGATCGTGGTATCATTTTAGTCGTTGAAGAACCAAAAGATGTCATGGCGATGGAGAAGATGCGTGAGTATCGTGGCTTGTACCATGTGCTACATGGTGTATTGTCACCAATGGAAGGCACGGGTCCAGAAGATATCAATATTCCTCCTCTCTTACAACGCTTGCATGATGCAGAGGTCCAAGAAGTGATCATCGCAACGAATGCGACCACTGAAGGAGAAGCAACTGCAATCTACCTTTCACGATTGATCAAGCCTGCTGGGATCAAAGTCACACGGTTAGCTCATGGCTTATCTGTTGGTTCCGATATCGAATATGCAGATGAGGTGACTTTAATGAAAGCGGTCGAAGGCAGACGTGAACTATGATTTTTTGACACCAGTCTGATCGCGTTAGTTTGATCGACAAAGATTTTCAGATACAATAGAAAAGCAAGAGAAGAGATGGAGGAACAAGTGTGAACGGCTTATTTATTACGATCGAGGGACCTGATGGTGCAGGTAAAACGAGTATCATCAAAGAACTATTTCCTCTTTTACAACAAGTAGCAAAAACAGAGATCATTCAAACTCGAGAACCAGGTGGGATACCAATTGCTGAACAGATTCGTGCAGTGATCCTTGATCCGAAAAATGATCGCATGGACGAGCGAACAGAAAGTTTATTATACGCAGCTGCTCGAAGACAACACTTAGTCGAAAAAGTTTTACCTGCACTTTCGAGTGGGAAAATCGTTTTGTGTGATCGTTTTGTCGATAGTTCGTTGGCCTATCAAGGTGCAGGTCGTCGGATCGGCGTAAACGAGATTGCTGAACTGAATGAATTTGCTACAGAAGGAACGACTCCTGATTTTACTCTTTATCTTGATGTGGATTCTGACACAGGATTACGTCGAATCGCTAAAAATCGCCAGAATCAAATCGATCGCTTAGATTCAGAAGGATTAGAGTTCCACCAGCGTGTCCGTCATGCCTATTTGAAATTGGTAGAGGAGCATCCAGACCGCATCCATAAGATCGATGCAAGAAATAGTTTTGAAGAAGTGTTACAATTGAGTTACCACGCAATTATCAACCAATTTCCACAATATTTTGAAAGTCAGGAAGGTGAACGTAAATGAAAATCATTTTAGCAATCATTCAAGATAAAGATAGCAACCGTTTGTCCAATGAATTGATCGATGCAAATATTCGTGCGACTAAATTATCTTCTACTGGTGGTTTCCTTAAAGCGGGAAACAGTACATTTATCGTTGGTATCGAGGACGATCGCGTCGAAGAAGCATTAGAGATCATCAAAAAAACGTGTGAGTCAAGAAAACAATTTGTTTCTACTCCAGTAACGTTAGATATTTCAATGGACGGTGGCGTTCCTTATCCTGTAGAAGTAGAAGTGGGCGGAGCAACAGTCTTTGTCTTACCAGTTGAAGGATTCCACCATTTCTAGGAGGAACTATGGCTCAAGAAAACATACTTGCGCAAATGCAACCTCTCGTGTATCAACAACTTCAACGAAGTTTTGAGCATGGGCGTCTCGCTCATGCTTATCTTTTTGAAGGTGAAAAAGGTACAGGAAAGCATGAGGTAGGCATTTGGTTAGCACAACATTTATATTGTACGAAGATGAACAACCAACAACCTTGTGGCAGATGCAATAATTGTCAACGGATCCAAAACCAAGAACATCCAGATGTACTCGTTCTTGCACCCGATGGTCAGTCGATCAAGGTCGATCAGATCCGGCGCTTACAGACA from Enterococcus mundtii includes the following:
- a CDS encoding MFS transporter; the encoded protein is MKDKKAFLCLMFGQAVANIGDTIYTVAIISAVFSWTNSAFASAVVPVVVTGAMMLASFLTPLFSMKISLDRMLKWSQIMKTIFLTVLAAYISYLPKPINLGVIYFLIACIAFLDGCAEPVSMALIPRYIKKDQLIRANSLFSTMLQVVNIGSWAVGASLLIWFSVSELVWIDVGLFLVCSVLFLFLPRAVEKAAKHSKWQKLKKGWQYVWREPLIRIVVIMDTIEGIANTAWASSIVLVFVSVVLEQPANWWGYINTSYFIGALLGSLIVMKSPTFFDKSKGKAIVGGSFLGGVATLLVVLLPYASFVLLCTFMIGIFFQIKNIPQATIIQQKISEEKLLSVYAISGVIHMGTFSTAMLVMGKIADLFGVKVVYLCSGILLILVALIGQYKKNLFA
- a CDS encoding M60 family metallopeptidase; translated protein: MKKSLLFSAALLGMVMFSDVTTAEEVIHSGDNEKATTSAIVQTNQNISTKLELKQSENLNTYRSTILDNPYGPSTNQSTGIYKRANDVIEIYVDESTDQTQLPTYTVTTPALTNFSEGSANGTQLVKGRNVISGSQVGLIHIRNESGQTAQGKLSIEIKGGVTIPRFILGETTQQEWTKMIADNPTAVGYELVSDRVLVTGSNRTLQDAKDPETILNAHEKVITFHNQTSGLDGSSAVHRKPVGLFQHLRETIQSGYYMYAFYQHTAYNSTSDAMRAVLNPTTRGQWGIWHELGHTYQLSRMNWKDLTEVTVNIYSMRAEKGLGVRSRLESDNRYPTIFNYLNGTGQKQFDSQNVWTKLGMFWQLELAFGEDFYPNLHKMYRNEQRSLPTEQDKRQYFVVAASKISGQNLQPFFEKWGIQVTAESRIEMEKLPSLTKKIWEYRDEMTGEVGDIDGGTNNNDKEAPTIPTGLAANEVTSHSVKLAWNPSSDNTKVKGYNIYRNNVKVGTTDKPEYLDGNLKSNEVYVYQVSAYDEAGNESERTSFLTVVTRQEEKDDEAPSIPTGLTQGSVTTNTAQIIWTAATDNLRVAGYNIYRDGVKINSVTGLNFTDTNLASNTSYTYQVSAYDGAGNESGKSQAVTIKTNEQNVIQDTWRSDQIYTAGDLVIYNGIQYRAKWWVRGERPDTSQAWEKVDKTQSEEWGANKAYSGGDQVVYKGKTYEAKWWNTNSNPETSSVWVLK
- a CDS encoding PTS sugar transporter subunit IIC; translation: MLTKFTEIIERYLAGPMATIANQRHLRAIRDGIIATLPLIIVGSFFLIIAFPPLPPSWGIYQFLSENAATILLPYRMTMYIMSLYATFGIGASLAKTYKLDVVSGGLLATIAFLLTFIPVNIPLEAAEAAGTSGFVLPMANLGGGGMFVGIITSIFAVEVYRLTDKSKFKITMPEQVPPAVARSFEALTPTLIVILVMASISYYIGFDWHTAVSKIVSPLISATDTLPSVLLLIFLITFFWAFGIHGVSIIGSLARPLWLQILESNTTAAAAGEALPNIAAEPFYQWFVWIGGAGCTIGLAILLAFTAKSKYASKLGKAIITPSIFNINEPVIFGVPIVLNPTLIIPFIFAPMVCATIAWFATKLGLVSAVTITAPWTLPGPIGAYLATGGDWRAAVLNILLIILSIFMYYPFVKIYDKNELAKEQALETETSKETPLSN
- a CDS encoding TPM domain-containing protein, whose product is MMSKKSLSIFFLLAISLLWTPIVGAATPTINDDANLFTSEQVNTLNQQAKEINEKIKGQVFIVTTTSNSSEPRDFADNYLRTAIGNDQNGSVLLLDMGQREIYISTSGNMIDYLTDRRIDSILDDVYDQMTNANYYAAAQAYLTKASTYVDEGVPGGHYRIDEATGKITRYKVLTTVEIVIAVALAAILSIAFYMITVSRYQLKSGTYKYPFREKASIKLTDKTDRLTNSFVTTRHIPKAPPPGSGGGGSTTHSSGGGTFGGGGRSF
- a CDS encoding ATP-binding protein, whose product is MDALTHKCPNCGGPLTFDPKDQKFHCDYCLNVYTEAEVSQYEEEQKSARDINGTQDQSVATDDFTFTAEEQLDQMDETERQAFADAGGTTHTETTAGQTATDEQSNMELFLCPNCGAEIVTEATTAATYCYYCHNPVVLSGRLSGDFLPNKVLPFAVEKEEAIKQFLAWTKKKWFVPKAFFNQDQIDKLTGVYFPYWATDAELDGSLQANGTVVRIWRVGDIEYTETKQYAVHREGKLSFKELVKNALSKNTQQKMVEAVQPFPLAKAIGFKSQYLAGFQAEKRDIEYQAIKADIQNELRDYSEKLLRDTANGYTTLTGVRTSAEITGEKNEYVLLPVWLVTYRSNDSNKKVYYYAMNGQTGKVSGVLPISHKKLALTSFGIFTVLAILFMIGGYLI
- a CDS encoding SPFH domain-containing protein, producing MGLIKAATSMIGGGLADQWIEVIEPDNMSDTTVMTKGVKVRKDDKRGSNRKGTEDVLTDGTVVHVYPNMMMLLVDGGKIIDYTAEEGYYTIKNDAAPSMFNGSLKGAIAETFDRFKFGGVTPQKQQVFYINLQEIKGIKFGTSAPLNYFDNFYNAELFLRAHGTYSIHITDPILFYTNAIPKNKTQVEIADINEQYLAEFLTALQSAINQMSADGQRISYVPSKSLELSKYMGTALDDSWRELRGMEIVSVAVASISYTDDSVKLINMRNEGAMLGDPSVREGYVQGSIARGMEAAGKNDAGAMTGFMGMGMGMNANGSYLAQSSQNNQEQIKQQQEKQNQQTAQGTNDTWTCPVCGTENTGKFCSNCGGAKPVANSQPKLEMKCSECHEVVDLSNGIPKFCPNCGKPFKGIPLD